Proteins encoded together in one Geothermobacter hydrogeniphilus window:
- a CDS encoding GGDEF domain-containing protein, whose amino-acid sequence MISLLFPALLSFGSGLLLVFSPAVRRLCDPFLPFFPWLVLICGLFLAWRFNRSRLAWTLLLLTAATIFLQFSGAEQQRALNLWLPLLLPLSLLIILLMPEKGFFTPTGMARPLLLILLGGAAALFQQLRPDLVSQMAGMHPAAWLHFDFLPLLPIVLTCGGSLLVSAIWCWRHPEPLETGLLTTQLLSLPALFHPSPLTAATWFGLAGLAPTLAIVEMSLQMAFRDDLTGLRGRRALNESLQRLGARYCVAMVDIDHFKKFNDRHGHDVGDQVLRMVAARLAGVGGGGRPFRYGGEEFAILFPGRGLDECLPELEELRREIEAARFTVRRRYLRPKKRPQHPKPAGNSSRQLKVTVSIGVAQRQRSMDPGMVIKEADKALYRAKKAGRNRVCR is encoded by the coding sequence ATGATCTCCCTTCTGTTTCCAGCCCTGCTCAGCTTCGGATCTGGTCTGCTGCTTGTTTTTTCACCGGCCGTCCGTCGTCTCTGCGACCCCTTTCTGCCCTTTTTCCCCTGGCTGGTTCTGATCTGTGGCCTGTTTCTCGCCTGGCGCTTCAATCGCAGTCGACTGGCCTGGACCCTGCTGCTGCTGACGGCAGCAACAATTTTCCTGCAGTTCAGCGGGGCGGAACAACAAAGAGCATTGAACCTGTGGCTGCCGCTGCTGCTGCCATTGTCCCTGCTGATCATTCTGCTGATGCCGGAAAAAGGTTTTTTCACCCCGACCGGCATGGCGCGACCCCTGTTGCTGATACTGCTGGGCGGGGCGGCCGCCCTGTTCCAGCAGCTGCGTCCCGACCTTGTCAGCCAGATGGCGGGCATGCACCCCGCTGCCTGGTTGCACTTCGATTTTCTTCCGTTACTGCCGATTGTGCTGACTTGCGGCGGCAGTCTTCTGGTCAGTGCCATCTGGTGCTGGCGACACCCGGAGCCTCTTGAAACGGGGTTGCTGACAACGCAGCTGCTTTCCCTGCCCGCGCTTTTCCACCCCTCACCGTTGACTGCCGCAACCTGGTTCGGACTGGCCGGTCTGGCACCGACCCTGGCAATTGTCGAAATGTCGCTGCAGATGGCTTTTCGCGATGACCTGACCGGCCTGCGCGGCCGCCGCGCCCTCAACGAAAGCCTGCAGCGTCTCGGTGCCCGTTATTGCGTGGCGATGGTCGATATCGATCACTTTAAAAAATTCAACGACCGGCATGGTCATGATGTCGGCGACCAGGTGTTGCGCATGGTTGCCGCCCGCCTCGCGGGCGTAGGTGGTGGGGGACGACCGTTCCGCTACGGCGGCGAAGAATTCGCCATTCTTTTTCCGGGACGCGGGCTGGATGAATGCCTCCCCGAACTGGAAGAGCTGCGCAGAGAGATCGAGGCTGCCCGATTCACGGTTCGTCGGCGCTATCTGCGCCCGAAAAAACGACCACAGCATCCGAAACCCGCCGGCAACAGCAGTCGGCAGCTCAAGGTCACGGTCAGTATCGGGGTCGCGCAACGACAGCGTTCCATGGATCCGGGGATGGTGATCAAGGAAGCAGACAAGGCTCTCTACCGGGCCAAGAAAGCGGGGCGAAACCGGGTCTGCCGGTAA
- a CDS encoding FKBP-type peptidyl-prolyl cis-trans isomerase, whose protein sequence is MFKAEKGDTVTVNYIGKLADGTLFDSSEGKEPLKFIIGQQEVIAGFDRAVEGMVTGEKKTVTISADDGYGPYHEKLVETVERSLLPDDLDLVVGGQLEVTREDGHVMHFFINDLSDSSVTLDANHPLAGKELTFEISMLNIQKRPAV, encoded by the coding sequence ATGTTCAAGGCAGAAAAAGGTGATACCGTAACAGTCAACTACATCGGCAAACTTGCCGATGGAACCCTCTTTGACAGCTCCGAAGGCAAGGAGCCGTTGAAATTCATCATCGGTCAACAGGAAGTCATCGCCGGATTTGACCGGGCTGTCGAAGGAATGGTCACCGGTGAGAAAAAAACCGTAACCATCTCTGCTGACGACGGCTACGGCCCCTACCATGAAAAACTGGTTGAAACCGTGGAACGCTCCCTGTTGCCGGACGATCTTGACCTTGTGGTTGGCGGACAACTGGAGGTGACCCGCGAAGACGGACACGTTATGCACTTTTTCATCAATGATCTGAGCGACAGCAGCGTCACCCTTGATGCCAACCATCCACTGGCCGGCAAGGAACTGACCTTCGAGATCTCGATGCTGAACATCCAGAAACGCCCGGCGGTCTGA